From one Burkholderia pyrrocinia genomic stretch:
- a CDS encoding alkaline phosphatase family protein, producing the protein MISFFGKQRKMAAMVAGALALASAGAHAAQQDGNSQGEDRGNAHRVVKHVLLISVDGLHEQDLARCIGANTCPNIAVLAKSGVTYTNAYTPGLSDSFPGLAALVTGGSPKTAGLFYDVSYDRNLYAPSDTTCSGKQGWNVVFDETTGIDAINGGKLVHLDGGGAFNPQAIPHARVGGQCVPVYPHNYVKTNTVFEAVKAGVPNAHTAWADKHAWGYDWLNGPSGTGVDDLMRTEINSIDPATNTDYTDVYSHTARFDNLHVQALINQIEGRDSTGTKSAPVPTLFGANFQTLSVAQKSPVAKGGGYLDADFTPNGQVANAITYVDNSIGHVVAALKQANLYTSTAVIVTAKHGQSPTDRTKLVKNGDTLSKLLEANNYLDPNGNFGQNNTTTGNLNDGSGLVGTGFVQTDDVGLIWLRDRSQRTAVVQTLKANLGCNAPGICADGSQAYILYGAALADRFGDPANGRTPDIIVQPNPGVIYTSSTKKDEEHGGNAPDDSHLGLLVSYPGIHRARTVNDLVGTKQVAPTILELLGADPRLLHAVVAENTRVLPGLGIGR; encoded by the coding sequence ATGATTTCGTTTTTCGGTAAGCAGCGGAAGATGGCGGCGATGGTGGCGGGCGCGCTGGCGCTCGCAAGCGCGGGCGCGCACGCGGCGCAGCAGGACGGCAACAGCCAGGGCGAGGATCGCGGCAATGCGCATCGGGTCGTGAAGCACGTGCTGCTGATCAGCGTCGATGGCCTGCACGAGCAGGATCTCGCGCGCTGCATCGGCGCGAACACGTGCCCGAACATCGCGGTGCTCGCCAAGAGCGGCGTGACGTACACGAACGCGTACACGCCTGGCCTGTCGGATTCGTTCCCGGGCCTCGCGGCGCTCGTGACGGGCGGCTCGCCGAAGACGGCCGGCCTGTTCTACGACGTGTCGTACGACCGCAACCTGTATGCGCCGAGCGATACGACGTGTTCGGGCAAGCAGGGCTGGAACGTCGTGTTCGACGAAACGACCGGCATCGACGCGATCAACGGCGGCAAGCTCGTGCACCTCGACGGCGGCGGCGCGTTCAACCCGCAGGCGATCCCGCATGCGCGCGTGGGCGGCCAGTGCGTGCCGGTCTATCCGCACAACTACGTGAAGACCAACACGGTGTTCGAAGCCGTGAAGGCCGGCGTGCCGAATGCGCACACCGCGTGGGCCGACAAGCACGCGTGGGGCTACGACTGGCTGAACGGCCCGTCGGGCACCGGCGTCGACGACCTGATGCGCACCGAGATCAACTCGATCGACCCGGCGACGAACACCGACTACACGGACGTCTACTCGCACACCGCGCGCTTCGACAACCTGCACGTGCAGGCGCTGATCAACCAGATCGAAGGCCGCGATTCGACGGGCACCAAGAGCGCGCCGGTGCCGACGCTGTTCGGCGCCAACTTCCAGACGCTGAGCGTCGCGCAGAAGTCGCCGGTCGCGAAGGGCGGCGGGTATCTCGACGCGGACTTCACGCCGAACGGTCAGGTCGCGAACGCGATCACGTATGTCGACAACTCGATCGGCCATGTCGTCGCGGCGCTGAAGCAGGCCAACCTGTACACGTCGACGGCCGTGATCGTGACGGCGAAGCACGGCCAGTCGCCGACCGACCGCACGAAGCTCGTGAAGAACGGCGACACGCTGTCGAAGCTGCTCGAAGCGAACAACTACCTCGACCCGAACGGCAACTTCGGCCAGAACAACACGACGACGGGCAACCTGAACGACGGGTCGGGCCTGGTCGGCACGGGCTTCGTGCAGACCGACGACGTCGGCCTGATCTGGCTGCGCGACCGCAGCCAGCGCACGGCCGTCGTGCAGACGCTGAAGGCGAACCTGGGCTGCAACGCGCCGGGGATCTGCGCGGACGGTTCGCAGGCCTACATCCTGTACGGCGCGGCGCTCGCCGACCGCTTCGGCGATCCGGCCAACGGCCGCACGCCGGACATCATCGTCCAGCCGAATCCGGGCGTGATCTACACGTCGAGCACGAAGAAGGACGAGGAGCACGGCGGCAACGCGCCGGACGACAGCCACCTCGGCCTGCTCGTGTCGTATCCGGGCATCCATCGCGCGCGCACCGTGAACGATCTGGTCGGCACGAAGCAGGTCGCGCCGACGATCCTCGAGCTGCTCGGCGCCGATCCGCGCCTGCTGCATGCGGTCGTGGCAGAGAACACGCGCGTGCTGCCGGGGCTCGGTATCGGGCGTTGA
- a CDS encoding porin → MKKFTFALCVAGGLCTAAHAQGTVTLYGIVDAGLGYASNQRVATSKGVLGSPVAYRGASSYSFASGTWSGSRWGLKGKEDLGDGLAAVFQLESGFNIGTGQLGQGGRMFGRQAWMGLSSTRYGTLTMGRQYDPIVDFVGSIGPGSFLTGMGAHPGDLDNIDNQSRENNSVKYVSPSFGGFTFGGLYGFGNQAGSAKNQNTWSVGGQYVNGPFAIGAAYLYATNAFGANGGAWTGSYDGTFASSINEGFASSKSMQIVAAASTYQIGAVTLGLSYSNTQYRAGAFSTFRGNATYNSVGGTASWQVSPALRVAAGYDFTRGSSVGGEAAPKYHQLNLASYYTLSKRTALYGLVGYQKASGKTLDPYGNVVAATASVGDVGNGISSAGNTQTLVRIGMRHTF, encoded by the coding sequence ATGAAGAAGTTCACTTTTGCGCTTTGCGTTGCCGGCGGCCTCTGCACGGCGGCGCATGCGCAAGGCACCGTCACGCTCTACGGGATCGTCGACGCGGGTTTGGGGTACGCGAGCAACCAGCGCGTCGCGACGAGCAAGGGAGTGCTCGGTTCGCCGGTCGCGTATCGCGGCGCGTCGAGCTACAGTTTCGCGAGCGGTACGTGGTCCGGCAGCCGCTGGGGGCTGAAGGGCAAGGAAGATCTCGGCGATGGGCTCGCGGCCGTCTTCCAGCTCGAGAGCGGCTTCAACATCGGCACCGGGCAGCTCGGCCAGGGCGGGCGGATGTTCGGCCGCCAGGCGTGGATGGGGCTGTCGAGCACGCGCTACGGCACGCTGACGATGGGCCGCCAGTACGATCCGATCGTCGATTTCGTCGGCTCGATCGGGCCCGGCTCGTTCCTGACCGGCATGGGTGCGCATCCGGGCGATCTCGACAACATCGACAACCAGTCGCGCGAGAACAATTCGGTCAAGTACGTGAGCCCGTCGTTCGGCGGCTTCACGTTCGGCGGGCTGTACGGCTTCGGCAACCAGGCGGGCAGCGCGAAGAACCAGAACACGTGGAGCGTCGGCGGCCAGTACGTGAACGGGCCGTTCGCGATCGGCGCGGCCTACCTGTATGCGACCAACGCATTCGGCGCGAACGGCGGCGCATGGACCGGCTCGTACGACGGCACCTTCGCGTCGTCGATCAACGAGGGTTTTGCGTCGTCGAAGAGCATGCAGATCGTTGCGGCCGCGTCGACCTACCAGATCGGCGCGGTGACGCTGGGCCTGTCGTACAGCAACACGCAGTACCGGGCGGGCGCGTTCTCGACGTTCCGGGGCAACGCGACCTACAACTCGGTCGGCGGCACGGCGTCGTGGCAGGTGTCGCCGGCGCTGCGCGTCGCGGCCGGCTACGACTTCACGCGCGGCAGTTCGGTCGGCGGGGAAGCCGCGCCGAAGTATCACCAGTTGAACCTGGCGTCGTACTACACCCTGTCGAAGCGGACCGCGCTCTACGGTCTCGTCGGCTACCAGAAGGCGAGCGGCAAGACGCTCGACCCGTACGGCAACGTCGTCGCCGCGACGGCGTCGGTCGGCGACGTCGGCAACGGCATCTCGTCCGCCGGCAACACGCAGACGCTCGTGCGGATCGGCATGCGGCATACGTTCTGA
- a CDS encoding helix-turn-helix domain-containing protein, translated as MDKRYNAMSLPEQLALRRQAIEDVLAHPEWSLRESVRHLKQTMRLTSAEMAKLAGVSTKTIQDIEQGRSDGTVQTMNRIFGMLGLKLGVVRRAPQ; from the coding sequence ATGGACAAACGCTATAACGCAATGTCGCTTCCCGAACAGCTCGCATTACGGCGGCAAGCGATCGAGGACGTTCTCGCGCATCCCGAGTGGTCGCTGCGCGAATCCGTGCGTCATCTGAAGCAGACGATGCGGCTGACGAGCGCCGAGATGGCGAAGCTCGCCGGTGTGTCGACGAAGACGATTCAGGATATCGAGCAGGGCCGCAGCGACGGGACGGTACAGACGATGAACCGCATATTCGGCATGCTGGGATTGAAGCTCGGCGTCGTGCGGCGGGCGCCGCAATAA
- a CDS encoding YqaE/Pmp3 family membrane protein gives MRLLLALLLPWFQFFTIGRPIAGVICLILQLTIIGWLPAAIWSVYALSQYKTDQKIEAALRERR, from the coding sequence ATGCGCCTTCTGCTTGCCCTGCTGCTGCCGTGGTTCCAGTTCTTCACGATCGGCCGCCCGATCGCTGGCGTGATCTGCCTGATCCTGCAACTCACGATCATCGGCTGGCTGCCGGCCGCGATCTGGTCGGTGTATGCGCTGAGCCAGTACAAGACTGATCAAAAGATCGAGGCGGCGCTGCGCGAGCGGCGGTAA
- a CDS encoding ABC transporter ATP-binding protein — MSLDFENVSFQYPGARHGVDAVTLSAAQGELLAVMGRSGSGKSTLLRLAAGLLDGYRGRIAIVGRDMAGVPVWQREIGMVFQHYALFPNLSVVDNVGYGLKMRGMTAALRRRRALEMLERVGLAAQADRSTALLSGGQQQRVALARALVIEPKLLLLDEPLAALDAGIRHQLRDEIRSLQRACGATTLLVTHDQDEALSMADRVAIVDGGRMLQAGTPRDLYERPATAQVARFVGHSTLLRGRVLAHGAVDVQFTTLCADTGAHRPGDSVDVLVRPEHLQPDPPEYVTNRIDGRLGEVRYFGATQRFDFVPAGASDALLGEGRELPARCVSIEPRHLLVLPAA, encoded by the coding sequence ATGAGTCTCGATTTCGAAAACGTCAGCTTTCAGTATCCGGGCGCCCGTCACGGCGTCGACGCGGTCACGCTGTCCGCGGCCCAGGGCGAACTGCTCGCCGTGATGGGCCGCAGCGGCTCCGGCAAATCGACGCTGCTGCGCCTCGCCGCCGGGCTGCTCGACGGCTACCGCGGTCGCATCGCGATCGTCGGCCGCGACATGGCCGGCGTGCCGGTGTGGCAGCGCGAGATCGGGATGGTGTTCCAGCACTACGCGCTGTTTCCGAACCTGTCGGTCGTCGACAACGTCGGCTATGGCCTGAAGATGCGCGGCATGACGGCGGCACTGCGCCGCCGCCGCGCGCTCGAGATGCTCGAACGCGTCGGCCTCGCCGCGCAGGCCGACCGCAGTACGGCGCTGCTGTCCGGCGGCCAGCAGCAGCGCGTCGCGCTGGCCCGCGCGCTCGTGATCGAACCGAAGCTGCTGCTGCTCGACGAGCCGCTCGCGGCGCTCGACGCCGGCATTCGCCACCAGTTGCGCGACGAGATCCGCTCGCTGCAGCGCGCCTGCGGCGCGACGACGCTGCTCGTCACGCACGACCAGGACGAGGCGCTCAGCATGGCCGATCGCGTGGCGATCGTCGACGGCGGCCGCATGTTGCAGGCCGGCACCCCGCGCGACCTGTACGAGCGTCCGGCGACCGCGCAGGTCGCCCGCTTCGTAGGCCATTCGACGCTGCTGCGCGGCCGCGTGCTCGCGCACGGCGCAGTCGACGTGCAGTTCACCACGCTGTGCGCGGACACGGGCGCGCACCGGCCGGGCGACTCGGTCGACGTGCTGGTCCGGCCGGAACACCTGCAGCCCGATCCGCCCGAATACGTCACGAACCGCATCGACGGCCGGCTCGGCGAGGTGCGCTATTTCGGCGCGACGCAGCGCTTCGACTTCGTGCCGGCCGGTGCGAGCGACGCGCTGCTCGGCGAAGGGCGCGAGCTTCCGGCGCGCTGCGTGTCGATCGAGCCGCGCCACCTGCTCGTGCTGCCCGCCGCGTAA
- a CDS encoding type II toxin-antitoxin system HipA family toxin translates to MNASCTIQLHSDGTWHDVGVVTLFGEPDEGWRGRTYTGYDVEWIVRHQFARDAHAMACGFPVDLEPLVTPHWPIFLIDLLPQGFGRQELLRRLDLPETAEERADWPLLLAGAGNSIGNLRVKEAAQWLAEHEGPQQGFTDDDVAARGDAFSEYLAEHGFFVAGSSGVQGEWPKLLLTRADDGLLYLDHTLPDARAVAHYIVKFGRGTNERLAQILRHEAPYMALAQRLGLRVHAPLTLRDRSLFIPRFDRARVGGGVVRFAQESIASLTGKAGFGVVPSHDEVCGHLVRRCTDPQAEVAEYLCRDVANLALGNKDNHARNTALQRDFDGRVALTPLYDFAPMYLHPDGIARRIRWEGNDGGRPDWARVLDAVVRSSEPQAGEAHAALDRDALRARLHAMAPHLQEIADRGVDLGLEHDVHAFLKPGIERLARELDALR, encoded by the coding sequence ATGAACGCTTCCTGCACGATCCAGCTCCACTCCGACGGCACTTGGCACGACGTCGGCGTCGTCACCCTGTTCGGCGAGCCCGACGAGGGCTGGCGTGGTCGCACCTACACGGGTTACGACGTCGAATGGATCGTCCGGCATCAATTCGCCCGCGATGCGCACGCGATGGCGTGCGGTTTTCCGGTCGATCTCGAGCCGCTGGTGACGCCCCACTGGCCGATTTTCCTGATCGATTTGCTGCCGCAAGGCTTCGGCCGTCAGGAGTTGTTGCGCCGCCTCGATTTGCCGGAAACAGCCGAGGAACGTGCCGACTGGCCGTTGCTGCTCGCGGGAGCCGGCAACTCGATCGGCAATCTGCGCGTCAAGGAAGCCGCGCAGTGGCTCGCCGAGCACGAGGGGCCGCAGCAAGGGTTTACCGACGACGACGTTGCCGCACGCGGAGACGCATTCAGCGAATATCTCGCCGAACACGGATTCTTCGTCGCGGGCTCCTCGGGCGTGCAGGGAGAGTGGCCGAAGCTGCTGCTGACCCGTGCCGACGACGGACTGCTCTATCTCGATCACACGCTGCCCGACGCGCGCGCGGTCGCACACTACATCGTCAAGTTCGGACGCGGCACGAACGAGCGTCTTGCACAGATCCTTCGTCACGAAGCGCCCTACATGGCACTGGCCCAGCGTCTTGGATTGCGCGTGCATGCGCCGCTGACGCTGCGCGATCGGTCGCTATTCATTCCGCGGTTCGATCGCGCGCGCGTTGGTGGCGGCGTTGTCCGGTTCGCTCAGGAAAGCATTGCGTCGCTAACCGGAAAGGCTGGCTTCGGCGTCGTGCCGAGTCACGACGAGGTGTGCGGGCATCTCGTACGCAGATGCACGGATCCTCAAGCCGAGGTGGCCGAGTATCTGTGCCGCGACGTCGCAAATCTCGCGTTGGGGAACAAAGACAATCATGCGCGGAACACGGCATTGCAACGCGACTTCGATGGGCGCGTTGCGTTGACGCCGCTTTACGACTTCGCACCGATGTATCTGCATCCCGACGGCATTGCAAGGCGCATCCGCTGGGAAGGAAATGACGGTGGTCGGCCAGACTGGGCGCGAGTACTCGATGCGGTCGTCCGGTCGAGCGAGCCGCAGGCGGGGGAGGCGCATGCCGCGCTGGATCGCGACGCATTGAGGGCACGGCTGCACGCAATGGCGCCGCACTTGCAGGAGATCGCCGATCGGGGCGTCGATCTCGGACTGGAGCACGATGTGCATGCTTTCCTGAAACCGGGCATCGAGCGGCTCGCCCGCGAACTGGATGCACTGCGCTAG
- a CDS encoding ABC transporter permease translates to MRSSSMQRGVLRRYGAVPAAGLFAVCFALPLAALVGAAFDGGGRAFAAVFGDPLVADAIVRSLALAIGAGTLSVAVGVPVAFVLAGQSPARRRWSLALLGVPLAFSGLVIAYGFILVFGRAGFVTTLLASLGADPTVVGGAIYTMPGLAFAYAYYLIPRVALILYPALANLDRRPLEAALTLGARPWRAWFDVAWRELWPSIASAWCLVSAIALGTYGTALALAGTQINILPLLMYLKLSDGQTDFSQAAVLSIVLTALCTCVLALGEGLARQRHH, encoded by the coding sequence ATGCGGAGCTCTTCCATGCAGCGCGGCGTGCTGCGCCGCTACGGCGCGGTGCCGGCGGCCGGGCTGTTCGCGGTGTGCTTCGCGCTGCCGCTCGCCGCGCTTGTCGGCGCCGCGTTCGACGGCGGCGGTCGTGCGTTCGCCGCGGTATTCGGCGATCCGCTCGTCGCCGACGCCATCGTGCGCTCGCTGGCGCTCGCGATCGGCGCCGGCACGCTGTCCGTCGCGGTCGGCGTGCCGGTCGCGTTCGTGCTGGCCGGGCAGTCGCCGGCGCGCCGCCGCTGGTCGCTCGCGCTGCTCGGCGTGCCGCTCGCGTTCTCCGGCCTCGTGATCGCGTACGGCTTCATCCTCGTGTTCGGCCGCGCCGGTTTCGTGACGACGCTGCTGGCGTCGCTCGGCGCGGACCCGACCGTGGTCGGCGGCGCGATCTACACGATGCCGGGGCTCGCTTTCGCGTACGCGTACTACCTGATCCCGCGCGTCGCGCTGATCCTCTACCCGGCGCTCGCGAATCTCGACCGGCGGCCGCTCGAGGCGGCGCTGACGCTCGGCGCGCGGCCGTGGCGCGCGTGGTTCGACGTCGCGTGGCGCGAGCTGTGGCCGTCGATCGCGTCGGCGTGGTGCCTCGTCAGCGCGATCGCGCTCGGCACGTACGGCACGGCGCTCGCGCTGGCCGGCACGCAGATCAACATCCTGCCGCTGCTGATGTACCTGAAGCTGTCCGACGGACAGACCGATTTCTCGCAGGCCGCCGTGCTGTCGATCGTGCTGACGGCGCTCTGCACCTGCGTTCTTGCACTGGGGGAAGGACTTGCACGGCAACGACATCATTGA
- a CDS encoding LysR substrate-binding domain-containing protein, whose translation MKHLFPNIAELHAFASSVKYLNFSYAARELGLTPSAVSRQIANLETLFGVKLFVREGRNLALTRAGQVYHARVIGPLREIGNASIELLSARENSDLLTIASVPTFTTKWLVPRLARFLACAPGVTLSFRRHLAHGDVFPFGLDAAIRYGDGAWEGVRCDYLDGRTFVPVCSGEFAARHALRTPADAASAPRLVHEQAEIAWSMWAERHRAAQMNALAGPRFEQYSVLIQAAQAGLGLALVPRFLIVDTLAAGALVEPFDAPVDVDAQGHYLCYAPERLETSAALRRFREWMLDECANG comes from the coding sequence GTGAAGCACCTGTTTCCCAACATCGCGGAGTTGCACGCGTTCGCGAGTTCCGTGAAGTACCTGAACTTCTCGTATGCGGCCCGCGAGCTCGGCCTGACGCCGAGCGCGGTCAGCCGGCAGATCGCGAATCTCGAGACGCTGTTCGGCGTCAAGCTGTTCGTGCGCGAGGGGCGCAATCTCGCGCTCACGCGGGCCGGACAGGTCTATCACGCGCGCGTGATCGGCCCGCTGCGCGAGATCGGCAACGCGTCGATCGAATTGCTGAGCGCGCGCGAGAACAGCGATCTGCTGACGATCGCGAGCGTGCCGACCTTCACGACGAAGTGGCTGGTGCCGCGGCTCGCGCGCTTTCTGGCCTGCGCGCCGGGCGTCACGCTGAGTTTCCGCCGCCATCTGGCTCACGGCGACGTGTTTCCGTTCGGACTCGACGCGGCGATCCGCTATGGCGACGGCGCATGGGAAGGCGTCCGCTGCGATTACCTGGACGGCCGGACGTTCGTGCCGGTCTGTTCCGGTGAATTCGCGGCGCGGCATGCGCTGCGCACGCCCGCCGACGCGGCATCCGCGCCGCGGCTCGTGCACGAGCAGGCGGAAATCGCATGGTCCATGTGGGCGGAGCGCCATCGCGCGGCACAGATGAACGCGCTGGCGGGGCCGCGCTTCGAACAGTATTCGGTGCTGATCCAGGCCGCGCAGGCCGGGCTCGGGCTCGCGCTCGTGCCGCGCTTCCTGATCGTCGACACGCTCGCGGCCGGCGCGCTCGTCGAACCGTTCGACGCCCCCGTCGACGTCGACGCGCAAGGGCACTACCTGTGCTACGCGCCGGAGCGCCTGGAGACGAGCGCCGCGTTGCGGCGCTTCAGGGAATGGATGCTCGACGAATGCGCGAACGGATGA
- a CDS encoding TIGR00725 family protein: MHGNDIIEWSSEARDALAQLAQRQRGATRHRMPVGVIGPRDATDAQFAIAERIAHGLAAAGVAIVGGGKQGVMEAAARGAQAAGGCAIGLLPEDDAQHANPYLTVALPTGLGITRNALIARASLCLIAVGGGLGTLSEIALGLQWGKPVFTICDAPQVAGVENFDEADLLVARVAQWLSGSA; the protein is encoded by the coding sequence TTGCACGGCAACGACATCATTGAATGGTCGAGCGAGGCGCGCGACGCGCTGGCGCAACTCGCGCAACGGCAGCGCGGCGCGACCCGGCACCGGATGCCGGTCGGCGTGATCGGCCCGCGCGATGCGACGGACGCCCAGTTCGCCATCGCCGAGCGAATCGCGCACGGGCTCGCGGCGGCGGGCGTCGCGATCGTCGGCGGCGGCAAGCAGGGCGTGATGGAGGCGGCCGCGCGCGGCGCGCAGGCGGCGGGCGGATGCGCGATCGGGTTGCTGCCCGAGGACGATGCGCAGCACGCGAATCCGTACCTGACCGTCGCGCTGCCGACCGGGCTCGGCATCACGCGCAACGCGCTGATCGCTCGCGCATCGCTGTGCCTGATCGCGGTCGGCGGCGGCCTCGGCACGCTGTCCGAAATCGCGCTGGGGCTGCAATGGGGCAAGCCGGTGTTCACGATTTGCGACGCGCCGCAGGTGGCGGGCGTCGAGAACTTCGACGAAGCGGACCTGCTCGTCGCGCGAGTCGCGCAGTGGCTGTCCGGTTCGGCGTAG
- a CDS encoding ABC transporter permease, which yields MHPPSAPALAEAIPIRRTKRPHAMAGRLLLQAFVAAFTLYLALPIALLLIGSVGQSWTNTLLPSGITSHWFADLAANRSFTRAFGVSLVVALACCAINAVLALPLAYALHHRALAGRGFAARVVMLMPIAVPALTLGFGYIAIFSGDALPWLGTLPLMIAAHAVLTLPYLLQTLLSDLRHLGLAHLEACAATLGATPLRQFFTIVVPNLRHSLFSGLVMVAALSIGEFQISNLIAGFRYRNYPIVLLQAFYGASGMACAATVVLLVLAVLATLASVFTVQRLK from the coding sequence ATGCATCCGCCATCCGCTCCGGCCCTTGCCGAAGCTATTCCGATTCGTCGTACCAAACGGCCACACGCGATGGCGGGGCGCCTGCTGCTGCAGGCATTCGTCGCGGCCTTCACGCTGTACCTCGCGTTGCCGATCGCGCTGCTGCTGATCGGCTCGGTCGGCCAGTCGTGGACGAACACGCTGCTGCCGTCCGGCATCACGTCGCACTGGTTCGCCGATCTGGCCGCGAATCGCAGCTTTACCCGCGCATTCGGCGTGAGCCTCGTCGTCGCGCTCGCGTGCTGTGCGATCAATGCCGTGCTGGCGCTGCCGCTCGCTTATGCGCTGCATCACCGCGCACTGGCCGGCCGCGGCTTCGCGGCGCGCGTCGTGATGCTGATGCCGATCGCGGTGCCGGCGCTGACGCTCGGGTTCGGCTACATCGCGATCTTCAGCGGCGATGCGCTGCCGTGGCTCGGCACGCTGCCGCTGATGATCGCCGCGCACGCGGTGCTGACGCTGCCGTACCTGCTGCAGACGCTGCTGAGCGACCTGCGCCACCTGGGCCTCGCCCATCTCGAAGCGTGTGCGGCGACGCTCGGCGCGACGCCGCTGCGCCAGTTCTTCACGATCGTGGTGCCGAACCTGCGGCACAGCCTGTTTTCCGGCCTCGTGATGGTCGCCGCGCTGTCGATCGGCGAATTCCAGATATCGAACCTGATCGCGGGCTTCCGCTATCGCAACTATCCGATCGTGCTGCTGCAGGCGTTCTACGGCGCGTCGGGGATGGCCTGTGCGGCGACCGTCGTGCTGCTCGTCCTCGCCGTGTTGGCAACGCTCGCCTCCGTCTTCACCGTGCAACGCCTGAAGTGA
- a CDS encoding extracellular solute-binding protein, which yields MSARRHFLHATRRRLLALCAFATLAPALAHAAPLYPGEDALYEKAADEGLVVSFDTGPEWANWKSLFAEFRKRYPKVEITYNDIGSAATVVALDKSRRRPQADTAYYFAASALDATAKDVVAPFKPVNFDKLPPVFRAADGRWFAVHSLNIALLVNRKLVKNVPQRWSDLLKPEYRNAVVYLDPRSTGQGQVAVFAAAYANGGSVDNPKPGAEFFGKLKQAGNVLRVEGTTPYAKFVKGEIPILIGYENDGLKAKYTDGMGDAAEVVIPQDGSVSAPYAMSLVKNGPNPAAAQLWLNLVMSDVGQALFAQGYVRPAVPGTPVAQEVAAKLPNAPQVRPLDVAKAATRKAEVDQLWSQATLGK from the coding sequence ATGTCTGCACGCCGTCATTTCCTTCATGCGACGCGCCGCCGCCTGCTGGCGCTCTGCGCGTTCGCGACCCTCGCGCCGGCGCTGGCCCATGCCGCGCCGCTGTATCCCGGCGAGGACGCACTGTACGAGAAGGCCGCCGACGAAGGGCTCGTCGTGTCGTTCGACACGGGCCCGGAATGGGCGAACTGGAAATCGCTGTTCGCCGAATTCCGCAAGCGCTACCCGAAGGTCGAGATCACGTACAACGACATCGGCTCGGCGGCAACGGTCGTCGCGCTCGACAAGTCGCGACGCCGCCCGCAGGCCGACACCGCGTACTACTTCGCGGCGTCGGCGCTCGATGCGACGGCCAAGGACGTCGTCGCGCCGTTCAAGCCGGTCAATTTCGACAAGCTGCCGCCGGTGTTCCGCGCGGCCGACGGCCGCTGGTTCGCCGTGCATTCGCTGAACATCGCGTTGCTCGTCAACCGGAAGCTGGTGAAGAACGTGCCGCAGCGCTGGTCCGACCTGCTGAAGCCCGAATATCGCAATGCGGTCGTCTATCTCGACCCGCGTTCGACCGGGCAGGGGCAGGTCGCCGTGTTCGCTGCCGCCTATGCGAACGGCGGCAGCGTCGACAACCCGAAGCCGGGCGCGGAGTTCTTCGGCAAGCTGAAGCAGGCGGGCAACGTGCTGCGCGTCGAGGGGACGACGCCGTACGCGAAGTTCGTCAAGGGCGAGATTCCGATCCTGATCGGCTACGAGAACGACGGGCTCAAGGCCAAGTACACGGACGGCATGGGCGACGCGGCCGAAGTCGTGATTCCGCAGGACGGCAGCGTCTCGGCGCCGTACGCGATGAGTCTCGTGAAGAACGGCCCGAACCCGGCCGCCGCGCAGTTGTGGCTCAACCTCGTGATGAGCGATGTCGGCCAGGCGCTGTTCGCGCAGGGCTACGTGCGCCCGGCCGTACCCGGCACGCCGGTCGCGCAGGAGGTTGCCGCGAAGCTGCCGAACGCGCCGCAGGTGCGTCCGCTCGACGTCGCGAAGGCCGCGACGCGCAAGGCCGAGGTCGACCAGCTCTGGTCGCAGGCCACGCTCGGCAAGTAA